Proteins encoded by one window of Chryseobacterium aquaeductus:
- a CDS encoding prolipoprotein diacylglyceryl transferase family protein — YQQGWLFGLFFFLLWAIRFFVEFLKEPQGDEFISFAGLNTGQVLSIPFMVAGLIIMFYSKNNKIAPEADKTF; from the coding sequence AATATCAGCAAGGATGGTTATTTGGCTTGTTCTTTTTCCTTCTTTGGGCGATCAGATTTTTTGTAGAATTCTTGAAAGAACCACAAGGCGACGAATTTATTTCTTTCGCAGGATTGAATACCGGACAAGTGCTTTCAATACCTTTCATGGTTGCTGGTTTGATCATTATGTTCTATTCCAAAAACAATAAAATAGCTCCGGAAGCAGACAAAACTTTTTAA